The genomic region CACCTGTCCGTTCAGCTTGTTCTGCCTGAAGTTTATATTGTTCAATATTCTCTTTTTCTTTTTGGATATTCTCAATGACGCTTTTTTCATTTTCCCATTTGGCTTTCAGGTCATTTTTCTGACCTGTAAGATCTGCAATTGCTTTAGATAATCTTTTTTCCTTTTCTTTATCTTTTTCGCGTTTTATTGCTTCGCGCTCAATTTCCAGTTGCATGATCTTTCTCTGGATGTCATCTAATTCTTCGGGCAATGAATTCATCTCTAACATCAGTTTTGAGGCAGCTTCATCCATCAGGTCAATGGCTTTATCCGGGAGAAATCTGTCAGAGACGTACCTGTTTGAAAGCTCTACAGCAGCAATGATCGCATCATCTTTAATTCTCACACCGTGATGTACTTCATATTTTTCCTTGATCCCGCGAAGAATAGAAATAGAATCCTGAACATCCGGTTCATCCACCATCACGGCTTGGAAGCGTCTTTCCAGGGCTTTATCTTTTTCAATGTATTTTTGATATTCTTTTAACGTGGTAGCGCCTATTGCATGCAGCTCACCTCTTGCCAATGCAGGTTTCAGTAAATTTGCCGCATCCATGGCGCTTTCTCCCCCAGCGCCTGCACCAATGAGGATATGTATTTCATCAATAAATAATATGATCTCCCCATCCGAATCGGTTACTTCTTTAATAACGGCTTTTAAGCGCTCTTCAAATTCTCCTTTATACTTTGCCCCAGCTACCAGCAAACCCATATCCAAAGAAACGATCTGCTTTGTTTTTAGATTTTCAGGTATATCACCATCCACAATTCTTTGAGCAAGCCCTTCAACGATCGCAGTTTTCCCAACCCCTGCTTCACCCAGCAGGATCGGGTTGTTTTTTTTCCTGCGGTTGAGTATCTGCAAAACCCTCCTGATCTCATCATCACGGCCGATCACCGGGTCAATTTTGCCGGCTTTTGCAAGTTCATTTAAGTTAATGGAGTATCTTTTTAAAGAATTGTATTTGGCTTCGGCATTCTGGTCGGTAACTTTTCGGTTGCCTCTTAATTCTTTGATCGCTTGTAAAAGGTACTTTTCATTAAAGCCAACATCGCGCATAAGGCTGGCTGTTTTATCTTTGCCTGCAAGCAGGCCAAGCAAAATGTGCTCAATGGCAACGAACTCATCTTTGAACTGTTTGAGATAGCCGGTTGCTTTTTGCAAAGTTGCAGCAGCGTCATTTGAAAGGTAAGGTTGGGTGCCGGTAATTTTTGGATATGAATTGACAAGCTCTTCCAGCCTGCTTTCAAGGAGGGTTTTGTTAATAACAAGTTTTTTAAGGATAAACGAGATCATATTTTCGTCAGACAATAAAATGGCTTTCAGCACGTGGCCTGTTTCTATTGCCTGCTGTTGATTGCCCGTAGCAATTTCAGAAGCTTTTTGGATGGCTTCCTGGGATTTTATGGTGTAATTGTTAAAGTTCATATTAAGTAAATATTTTTTTAAAAAAAACTTGTGCTTTAGCGCATTTAGGGTCAAAACCCTGTAACAATCAATTTCACAAATAATAATCCAAAAGAGTTTTTAGAACAAATAATGACATAT from Cytophagales bacterium harbors:
- the clpB gene encoding ATP-dependent chaperone ClpB, translating into MNFNNYTIKSQEAIQKASEIATGNQQQAIETGHVLKAILLSDENMISFILKKLVINKTLLESRLEELVNSYPKITGTQPYLSNDAAATLQKATGYLKQFKDEFVAIEHILLGLLAGKDKTASLMRDVGFNEKYLLQAIKELRGNRKVTDQNAEAKYNSLKRYSINLNELAKAGKIDPVIGRDDEIRRVLQILNRRKKNNPILLGEAGVGKTAIVEGLAQRIVDGDIPENLKTKQIVSLDMGLLVAGAKYKGEFEERLKAVIKEVTDSDGEIILFIDEIHILIGAGAGGESAMDAANLLKPALARGELHAIGATTLKEYQKYIEKDKALERRFQAVMVDEPDVQDSISILRGIKEKYEVHHGVRIKDDAIIAAVELSNRYVSDRFLPDKAIDLMDEAASKLMLEMNSLPEELDDIQRKIMQLEIEREAIKREKDKEKEKRLSKAIADLTGQKNDLKAKWENEKSVIENIQKEKENIEQYKLQAEQAERTGDLGKVAELRYGKIVESEKQLEELKKQMSKVQSNGAMLKEEVSSEDIADVVSKWTGIPVSSMLQSEKEKLLHLEEELGKRVAGQEEAIRIIADAVRRSRAGMQDPKRPIGSFIFLGTTGVGKTELAKTLAAFLFNDENALVRIDLSEYQERHSVSRLIGAPPGYIGYDEGGQLTEAVRRKPYSVILLDEIEKAHSDVFNILLQVLDEGRLTDNKGRIANFKNTIIIMTSNIGSHIIQENFEKHNDVCQVETPDTTFEDTKNQVFELMKKTIRPEFLNRVDEMIMFKPLTKKEIRKIVDIQFKLIQQRLKGSGIQLKASDEVLNLLAKLGYDPQFGARPLKRVLQRRILNELSKEILAGNLKKAGSTSRACPDPIGEPFGEDSKDIPIVEAVLDDKGEIRFVKKEAVKEEIN